A single window of Helicobacter pylori DNA harbors:
- a CDS encoding DUF3944 domain-containing protein, which produces MAFLKRLSSNDLKDLFDALVYDKDSEKRFTEGLTLSEEYKRHGNGYAKYPTRITEELQCYGGNTFINFFRDEGVLYKEVLCDACDHLKVNYNEKSPTSLIEKNMLSKLLKGSLEKMSGRGIKELCDELGMTNIDKVIGENKQVLIASTLTLFKAGGSHSYALAIAVADAMVRQTLGHGLSSVVGKVALKKTLGILAGPIGWVIIGALVSVNLAGPAYRVTVPACVLVATLRKKLKAEQEAEQTRLKAEQAKQKAQQEADKTEKMWYLVIISIVLIGLAVLAVFYMKGKRQSSNNPKSGVEKLKNPSHKN; this is translated from the coding sequence TTGGCATTTTTAAAGCGATTAAGCTCTAATGATTTGAAAGATTTGTTTGATGCGCTTGTTTATGACAAAGATAGCGAAAAAAGATTTACTGAAGGATTAACGCTTTCAGAAGAATACAAAAGACATGGCAATGGTTACGCCAAATACCCCACAAGGATCACCGAAGAACTGCAGTGTTATGGGGGCAATACTTTTATTAATTTTTTTAGAGATGAAGGGGTCTTATACAAAGAGGTTTTGTGCGATGCGTGCGATCATTTAAAGGTTAATTACAATGAAAAATCTCCAACCTCTTTGATTGAGAAAAACATGCTTTCTAAACTTTTGAAAGGTAGTTTAGAAAAAATGAGTGGGAGAGGGATTAAAGAACTCTGCGATGAATTGGGCATGACAAATATTGATAAAGTGATTGGTGAGAACAAACAAGTCCTGATCGCATCTACTTTAACGCTGTTTAAAGCGGGTGGCTCTCATTCTTATGCGTTGGCTATAGCTGTTGCAGATGCAATGGTAAGACAAACTCTAGGGCATGGTTTATCGTCTGTGGTGGGTAAAGTCGCGCTTAAAAAAACTTTGGGTATTTTAGCTGGCCCTATTGGTTGGGTCATTATAGGTGCGTTAGTGAGCGTCAATCTTGCTGGGCCGGCTTATAGGGTAACCGTGCCGGCATGCGTTTTAGTTGCCACCTTACGCAAAAAATTAAAAGCAGAACAAGAAGCAGAACAAACAAGACTGAAAGCGGAACAAGCAAAACAGAAAGCGCAACAAGAAGCGGATAAAACTGAGAAAATGTGGTATCTAGTTATCATCTCTATCGTTCTTATCGGTCTAGCCGTTTTGGCTGTTTTTTACATGAAAGGGAAACGCCAATCAAGCAATAACCCAAAAAGCGGCGTTGAAAAACTTAAAAACCCTAGCCACAAGAATTAA